From Streptomyces sp. NBC_00370, a single genomic window includes:
- a CDS encoding glycoside hydrolase family 27 protein, which produces MSHFARRPRSLLLALVTALVVLGPVAGAQAVGARAAAGAPAVAKTPAAAQAPAAASGPALDNGLAKTPPMGWNDWNAFGCDVTQQLVEQTADYLVSSGLKDAGYSYVNIDDCWMTHTRDAQGALVPDPVKFPGGISGTAAYVHGKGLKLGIYESAGTATCAGYPGSLNHEQQDANSFAAWGVDYLKYDNCNNQGVPWEQRYNAMRDALAATGRPIVYSLCEWGEDNVWTWGAGTGNLWRTTGDINASYGSMLSIYHTNVALAQYAKPGAWNDPDMLEVGNGMSFTEDRAEFSLWAEMAAPLIAGTDLRKASAATLSLYKNQKVIGIDQDSLGKQGTQVSSSGGLDVLAKPLAGGDVSVVLFNENASAATITTSAAAVGLPAASSYRLDNLWSNQLTSTTGSISATVPGHGVVMYRVSRGTGTSVGTNHAFVSASSGRCVDAFDNQTAPGTKIEIWDCGGGANQTLTPTAAGELRLYGGTQCLDADDNGTAPGTKVQLWSCNGGANQKWRLNPDGTVTGTQSGLCLDVTGGNEPAGNVNGTPLELWNCNGGANQQWRLA; this is translated from the coding sequence ATGTCGCACTTCGCACGACGCCCAAGATCCCTCCTGCTCGCCCTCGTCACCGCGCTGGTCGTCCTCGGTCCCGTCGCGGGCGCCCAGGCCGTGGGTGCGCGGGCCGCCGCCGGTGCCCCGGCCGTGGCGAAGACTCCGGCCGCGGCACAGGCCCCCGCCGCGGCAAGCGGCCCCGCGCTCGACAACGGCCTCGCGAAGACCCCGCCGATGGGCTGGAACGACTGGAACGCCTTCGGCTGCGACGTCACCCAGCAACTCGTCGAGCAGACCGCCGACTACCTCGTCTCCTCCGGCCTCAAGGACGCCGGGTACTCCTACGTCAACATCGACGACTGCTGGATGACCCACACCAGGGATGCCCAGGGCGCGTTGGTCCCCGACCCGGTCAAGTTCCCCGGCGGGATCAGCGGCACAGCGGCGTACGTCCACGGCAAGGGACTCAAGCTCGGCATCTACGAGAGCGCCGGCACCGCCACCTGTGCCGGCTACCCCGGCAGCCTCAACCACGAACAGCAGGACGCCAACAGCTTCGCGGCCTGGGGCGTGGACTACCTCAAGTACGACAACTGCAACAACCAGGGCGTGCCCTGGGAGCAGCGCTACAACGCCATGCGGGACGCGCTCGCGGCCACCGGCCGGCCCATCGTCTACAGCCTCTGCGAGTGGGGCGAGGACAACGTGTGGACCTGGGGCGCCGGCACCGGCAACCTGTGGCGCACCACCGGGGACATCAACGCCTCGTACGGCTCGATGCTCTCGATCTACCACACCAACGTCGCACTCGCGCAGTACGCGAAGCCCGGCGCGTGGAACGACCCCGACATGCTGGAGGTCGGCAACGGCATGTCCTTCACGGAGGACCGCGCGGAGTTCAGCCTCTGGGCCGAGATGGCGGCGCCGCTGATCGCCGGCACCGATCTGCGCAAGGCGTCGGCGGCGACCCTGTCCCTCTACAAGAACCAGAAGGTCATCGGCATCGACCAGGACTCGCTCGGCAAGCAGGGCACCCAGGTGTCCTCGTCCGGCGGCCTCGACGTGCTGGCGAAGCCGCTGGCCGGCGGCGACGTCTCGGTCGTCCTGTTCAACGAGAACGCCTCGGCGGCGACGATCACCACATCGGCCGCGGCGGTCGGTCTGCCCGCCGCCTCCTCGTACCGGCTCGACAACCTCTGGTCCAACCAGCTGACCAGCACCACCGGCAGCATCTCGGCCACCGTGCCGGGACACGGCGTCGTCATGTACCGGGTGTCGCGCGGCACCGGTACGAGCGTGGGCACGAACCACGCGTTCGTCAGCGCGTCCTCGGGGCGCTGCGTCGACGCGTTCGACAACCAGACGGCTCCCGGCACCAAGATCGAGATCTGGGACTGCGGCGGCGGCGCCAACCAGACGCTGACGCCCACGGCGGCGGGTGAACTGCGGCTGTACGGCGGCACGCAGTGCCTGGACGCCGACGACAACGGAACGGCGCCGGGCACGAAGGTCCAGCTGTGGTCCTGCAACGGCGGGGCCAACCAGAAGTGGCGGCTGAACCCCGACGGCACGGTCACCGGAACCCAGTCCGGGCTGTGCCTCGACGTCACCGGCGGCAACGAACCGGCCGGCAACGTCAACGGCACCCCGCTGGAGCTGTGGAACTGCAACGGCGGCGCCAACCAGCAGTGGCGGCTCGCCTGA
- a CDS encoding glycoside hydrolase family 2 TIM barrel-domain containing protein: MAVNRRSLLAAGAAGSLVGVLAPGTASAAPSTARPAAETARASSGRTLPLTDGWRFALVNPAGITDPTGAFADAAEPGYDDSKWRAVAVPHDWSIELTPTTESGTTGGTGFLPGGLGWYRRSFTLPRDLKGRRISVEFDGVYMDSYVYCNGTLVGNHLYGYTGFAFDLTGLLHTDGKTTNVIAVKVQNQLPSSRWYSGSGIYRDARLVVTDPVHVARWGTAVTTPDLARTIASGRGTVHAQISVVDDSGSGADVTVVSTVRDPEGRTVASASSHVKAGTEAADTTQEFTVRAPRLWSFDTPHLYSLETELRVHGRTVDTCRTPFGFRYITVDPDNGLTLNGKYAKLQGVDLHHDQGALGSAISTDALTRQMTIMKSMGVNAFRTSHNPPSPQMIAVCESLGILMMVEAFDCWQRGKNTYDYGRFFDEWSQADITEMVKAARNSPAVLMWSIGNEIPDSTSEAGLGMAQSLIDAIRAVDTTRPIVIGSDKYRSLPAVGSAADLMLAKLDGLGLNYNTAASVDALHARYPHLFLFESESSSETSTRGSYQEPEHLNTGENYTPGKREASSFDNNLASWTMSGEYGLKKDRDRKYFLGEFLWSGTDYIGEPTPYNVFPVKASFFGAVDTAGFPKDTYHLFRSQWTSEPMVHLLPMDWTGHKPGDSVEVWAYANVESVELYLNGKSLGVRTFDTKKTKDGRSYLETTEASGDDKTVVSGAYPGSYTSPNGSAGKLHLVWHVPFAPGELKAVARRRGRQVATDVLRTAGAPHAVRLTTDRDTFDADGRSLSYVTAEVIDSHGVVVPDADDLISFRVTGGSLAGLDNGRQESAERYQASTRTAFHGKALAIVRAGVKPGRVAVTAEAHGLRPATVTVRAVAAPVLTRTPAVALKPDPGPGAPSYPLADASYSGASNSLPAAMLDGSATTGWSNAFSKSATALLPAFSGARAADWVSVTWERPRSLTEVEVSFTVDAKHSLPASVTVSYWDGRKYVPARHQTVTWATASDQPTVLAFDRLTTERLRLDLTSARPGTADGAQRITTLSVPE; the protein is encoded by the coding sequence GTGGCAGTCAATCGCAGGTCGTTGCTTGCAGCCGGCGCCGCCGGATCCCTCGTGGGGGTGCTCGCCCCGGGTACCGCCTCGGCCGCGCCCTCGACCGCACGCCCGGCCGCCGAAACGGCCCGCGCCTCGTCCGGCCGTACCCTCCCGCTCACCGACGGATGGCGGTTCGCCCTCGTCAACCCGGCGGGTATCACGGACCCGACGGGCGCCTTCGCCGACGCCGCCGAGCCGGGGTACGACGACTCGAAGTGGCGCGCGGTCGCCGTACCGCACGACTGGAGCATCGAACTCACCCCCACCACCGAGTCGGGCACCACCGGCGGCACCGGCTTCCTGCCCGGCGGCCTCGGCTGGTACCGCAGGTCGTTCACCCTGCCCCGCGACCTCAAGGGCCGGCGGATCTCTGTCGAGTTCGACGGCGTGTACATGGACTCGTACGTCTACTGCAACGGCACGCTCGTCGGCAACCACCTCTACGGCTACACCGGATTCGCCTTCGACCTCACCGGCCTGCTGCACACCGACGGCAAGACCACCAACGTGATCGCCGTCAAGGTGCAGAACCAACTCCCCAGCAGCCGCTGGTACTCCGGCAGCGGCATCTACCGGGACGCCCGGCTCGTGGTCACCGACCCGGTCCACGTGGCGCGCTGGGGCACGGCGGTCACCACGCCGGACCTCGCCCGTACCATCGCCTCCGGCCGGGGCACCGTGCACGCGCAGATCAGCGTCGTGGACGACTCGGGCTCCGGCGCCGACGTCACGGTCGTCTCCACGGTCCGCGACCCGGAAGGACGTACGGTGGCCAGCGCCAGCTCGCACGTCAAGGCGGGCACCGAAGCGGCCGACACCACGCAGGAGTTCACCGTACGGGCGCCACGGCTGTGGTCCTTCGACACGCCGCACCTGTACAGCCTGGAGACCGAACTCCGCGTCCACGGCCGGACCGTGGACACGTGCCGCACGCCCTTCGGCTTCCGCTACATCACCGTCGACCCGGACAACGGGCTGACGCTGAACGGGAAGTACGCCAAGCTCCAGGGCGTCGACCTGCACCACGACCAGGGCGCCCTGGGCAGCGCGATCAGCACGGACGCGCTGACCCGCCAGATGACCATCATGAAGTCCATGGGCGTCAACGCCTTCAGAACCTCGCACAACCCGCCGTCGCCGCAGATGATCGCGGTCTGCGAGAGCCTGGGCATCCTGATGATGGTCGAGGCGTTCGACTGCTGGCAGCGCGGCAAGAACACCTACGACTACGGGCGCTTCTTCGACGAGTGGAGCCAGGCCGACATCACGGAGATGGTCAAGGCGGCCCGCAACTCCCCCGCCGTGCTGATGTGGTCCATCGGCAACGAGATCCCCGACTCCACCAGCGAGGCCGGGCTCGGCATGGCGCAGAGCCTCATCGACGCCATCCGCGCCGTCGACACCACCCGGCCCATCGTGATCGGCTCGGACAAGTACCGCTCGCTGCCCGCCGTCGGGTCGGCCGCCGACCTGATGCTGGCGAAACTCGACGGGCTGGGCCTCAACTACAACACCGCGGCCTCGGTGGACGCCCTGCACGCGCGCTATCCCCACCTCTTCCTCTTCGAGTCCGAGTCCTCGTCGGAGACCTCCACCCGGGGGTCGTACCAGGAGCCCGAACATCTCAACACCGGGGAGAACTACACCCCGGGCAAGCGGGAGGCGTCCTCCTTCGACAACAACCTCGCGTCCTGGACCATGAGCGGCGAGTACGGGCTGAAGAAGGACCGGGACCGCAAGTACTTCCTCGGCGAGTTCCTGTGGTCGGGCACGGACTACATCGGCGAGCCCACGCCGTACAACGTCTTCCCGGTGAAGGCGTCGTTCTTCGGCGCCGTGGACACCGCGGGCTTCCCGAAGGACACCTACCACCTCTTCCGCAGCCAGTGGACGAGCGAGCCGATGGTCCATCTGCTGCCCATGGACTGGACGGGGCACAAGCCCGGCGACAGCGTCGAGGTGTGGGCGTACGCGAACGTCGAATCGGTGGAGCTGTATCTGAACGGCAAATCGCTCGGCGTGCGGACCTTCGACACCAAGAAGACGAAGGACGGCCGGAGTTACCTGGAGACCACCGAGGCAAGCGGCGACGACAAGACCGTGGTCTCCGGTGCCTACCCGGGGAGTTACACCAGCCCGAACGGCAGCGCCGGCAAGCTGCACCTGGTGTGGCACGTGCCCTTCGCGCCGGGAGAGCTGAAGGCCGTGGCGCGCAGGCGCGGGCGGCAGGTGGCCACCGATGTGCTGCGCACCGCGGGCGCGCCGCACGCCGTGCGGCTCACCACGGACCGTGACACCTTCGACGCCGACGGCCGTTCGCTGTCGTACGTGACCGCCGAGGTGATCGACTCGCACGGGGTCGTGGTGCCGGACGCCGACGACCTGATCTCCTTCCGCGTCACGGGCGGCTCGCTGGCGGGCCTGGACAACGGACGCCAGGAGAGCGCCGAGCGGTACCAGGCGTCGACCAGGACCGCTTTCCACGGCAAGGCGCTCGCCATCGTGCGGGCCGGCGTCAAGCCGGGGCGGGTCGCCGTGACCGCCGAGGCGCACGGGCTGCGGCCAGCGACCGTCACCGTACGCGCCGTCGCCGCGCCCGTACTGACCCGTACCCCGGCCGTGGCACTGAAGCCCGACCCCGGTCCCGGAGCCCCCAGCTACCCCCTGGCGGACGCGAGTTACTCGGGTGCGTCGAACTCCCTGCCGGCGGCGATGCTCGACGGAAGCGCGACCACCGGCTGGTCGAACGCCTTCTCCAAGAGCGCCACCGCACTGCTGCCCGCCTTCTCCGGGGCGCGGGCCGCCGACTGGGTGTCGGTGACCTGGGAGCGGCCGCGCAGCCTCACCGAGGTCGAGGTGTCCTTCACCGTGGACGCCAAGCACTCGCTGCCCGCGTCCGTCACCGTCTCGTACTGGGACGGGAGGAAGTACGTACCGGCGCGGCACCAGACGGTCACCTGGGCGACCGCCTCGGACCAGCCGACGGTCCTGGCCTTCGACCGGCTGACCACCGAGCGGCTGCGGCTTGACCTGACGAGCGCCCGTCCCGGCACCGCTGACGGAGCGCAGCGGATCACCACACTGTCCGTGCCGGAGTGA
- a CDS encoding ATP-binding protein, which produces MSRDAFPFDEPDTTTADTSAGFTARALSADRQAVGEGRRFTGTILNRWALSPLVDNAALIVSELLSNALRYGLGGFPAWSSPTQAVWLGLMRREGTVLFAVCDHSARVPQVKEADHLAQSGRGLHIVDCLSDTWGWTTPDTDGKAVWAAVSCRRESEGARLSPRHAQGAGRLR; this is translated from the coding sequence GTGTCGCGCGACGCGTTCCCGTTCGACGAGCCGGACACGACAACTGCGGACACCTCGGCCGGATTCACCGCACGCGCGCTGTCGGCCGACAGACAAGCGGTGGGCGAGGGGCGCCGGTTCACCGGGACCATCCTGAACCGCTGGGCGCTGAGCCCGCTCGTGGACAACGCCGCGCTGATCGTCTCCGAACTCCTCAGCAACGCCCTGCGGTACGGACTCGGCGGCTTCCCCGCCTGGTCCTCTCCTACGCAAGCCGTCTGGCTGGGCCTGATGCGCCGCGAGGGCACGGTGCTGTTCGCCGTGTGCGATCACAGCGCCCGCGTCCCCCAGGTCAAGGAAGCGGACCATCTCGCCCAGTCGGGACGAGGACTGCACATAGTCGACTGCCTCAGCGACACCTGGGGCTGGACCACCCCCGACACGGACGGGAAAGCGGTCTGGGCGGCCGTCTCGTGTCGGCGCGAGAGCGAAGGCGCGCGGCTCTCACCGCGCCACGCACAAGGAGCGGGACGGCTCAGGTGA
- a CDS encoding DUF397 domain-containing protein has translation MTEFENGTRSDQIDGAAWRKSRHSAPGGNCVEVAELSDGSIAVRNSRHPQGPALVYTRAEIAAFVAGAKDGEFDGLTH, from the coding sequence ATGACAGAGTTCGAGAACGGAACACGGTCGGACCAGATCGACGGCGCGGCGTGGCGCAAGAGCCGGCACAGCGCCCCCGGCGGCAACTGTGTGGAGGTCGCCGAGCTGTCCGACGGCAGCATCGCGGTCCGCAACTCCCGCCATCCGCAGGGTCCGGCGCTGGTCTACACCCGCGCCGAGATCGCCGCCTTCGTGGCCGGTGCCAAGGACGGAGAGTTCGACGGACTGACCCACTGA
- a CDS encoding DUF5753 domain-containing protein → MTAMPRPSGEQPSLRRYLDQPIGPTALRILLGGRLRRLRQARDISRVDAGKAIRASDAKITRMERGQVGFKQQDVADLLTFYRILGDEERAEYVEMTRQANLPGWYHQYSDVLENWFELHIGLEEAASLIRTYEVQFLPGLLQTPDYARVVTRLGYPDASDSKINRLVELRMERQKLLTRPGAPTLWAVVDEAVLRRPFGGAKVVRAQLEHLLEVTRLPNITLQIAPFSVGARAAAGTPITILRFNEPDLPDKVYLEQLTGAVYLDKQEEIDQYSLIMDRLVTEAELPQETVPRLEALLKQGD, encoded by the coding sequence ATGACCGCCATGCCGCGGCCGTCCGGTGAACAGCCTTCGTTACGACGCTACTTGGACCAACCGATCGGGCCGACCGCACTGCGCATCCTGCTGGGCGGCCGACTCCGGCGGCTGCGCCAGGCGCGTGACATCTCGCGGGTGGACGCGGGCAAGGCGATCCGGGCGTCGGACGCCAAGATCACCCGCATGGAGCGCGGCCAGGTCGGCTTCAAGCAGCAGGACGTCGCTGACCTGCTGACGTTCTATCGCATCCTCGGCGACGAAGAGCGCGCCGAATATGTGGAGATGACCAGGCAGGCCAATCTGCCGGGCTGGTACCACCAGTACAGCGATGTGCTGGAGAACTGGTTCGAGCTGCACATCGGCCTGGAAGAGGCGGCCTCGCTGATCCGCACCTACGAGGTCCAGTTCCTGCCCGGTCTGCTCCAGACGCCCGACTACGCCCGTGTGGTCACCCGGCTCGGCTACCCGGACGCGTCCGATTCGAAGATCAACCGCCTGGTCGAACTGCGCATGGAGCGCCAGAAGCTGCTCACCAGGCCGGGCGCCCCGACGCTCTGGGCGGTCGTCGACGAGGCGGTCCTGCGCCGCCCCTTCGGCGGGGCCAAGGTGGTGCGCGCACAGCTGGAGCACCTTCTTGAGGTGACCCGGCTGCCCAACATCACACTGCAGATCGCGCCGTTCAGCGTGGGCGCGCGAGCCGCGGCCGGCACGCCGATCACCATCCTGCGCTTCAACGAGCCGGACCTGCCGGACAAGGTCTATCTGGAGCAGCTGACCGGCGCGGTCTATCTCGACAAGCAGGAAGAGATCGACCAGTACTCGCTGATCATGGACCGGCTGGTCACCGAGGCGGAGTTGCCGCAGGAGACCGTGCCCCGGCTCGAAGCGCTCCTCAAGCAGGGCGACTGA
- a CDS encoding polysaccharide lyase family 7 protein, whose protein sequence is MIRSKLLATAAAMAFAGSLTLLSGTNAGAAIAADPSVAPGGNFNLSVWQLQEPVGSPGSPTTISSSRLQGANGFQDSYFYTDTRDGAMTFWAPEKGVTTPNSNYARSELREMNSNGSAADWSLSGSHRLSATLRVVSVTSNVCVGQIHLGSGGSSTKPLIELYYHSNGDIVAGIENSPDGGQTPHTVGHVSIGKTWTYTIAVSGGNTIDLTVNGSTTHYAIPSSFNAYKQYFKAGSYNQSSSDSTTKGARVAFYGLTVSHG, encoded by the coding sequence ATGATCCGTTCCAAACTGCTCGCGACAGCGGCCGCCATGGCCTTCGCGGGTTCGCTCACTCTCCTGAGCGGCACGAACGCCGGCGCCGCGATAGCCGCAGACCCGTCGGTCGCGCCGGGCGGCAACTTCAATCTGTCGGTCTGGCAGCTCCAGGAGCCGGTGGGCTCCCCCGGCTCGCCGACCACCATCTCGTCGTCCCGGCTCCAGGGGGCGAACGGGTTCCAGGACTCGTACTTCTACACCGACACCCGCGACGGCGCCATGACCTTCTGGGCGCCGGAGAAGGGCGTCACCACGCCGAACTCCAACTACGCCCGGTCCGAGCTGCGTGAGATGAACAGCAACGGCAGCGCGGCGGACTGGTCGCTCAGCGGCTCCCACCGGCTGAGCGCGACGCTGCGCGTGGTGTCCGTGACGTCGAACGTCTGCGTCGGGCAGATCCACCTCGGCAGCGGCGGGTCGTCCACGAAACCGCTGATCGAGCTGTACTACCACTCGAACGGCGACATCGTCGCGGGGATCGAGAACTCGCCGGACGGCGGCCAGACCCCGCACACCGTGGGTCATGTGTCGATCGGCAAGACGTGGACGTACACGATCGCCGTGTCCGGCGGCAACACGATCGACCTGACGGTCAACGGCAGCACGACGCACTACGCCATCCCGTCGTCCTTCAACGCCTACAAGCAGTACTTCAAGGCCGGCTCCTACAATCAGTCGTCCTCCGACAGCACCACGAAGGGCGCGCGCGTCGCGTTCTACGGGCTGACCGTGTCGCACGGCTGA
- a CDS encoding TetR/AcrR family transcriptional regulator codes for MDEHGAPGPDGSAPPAGRKRPVRRAQRRDAAENRERILAAAREAFQTSGPGVSMEVIAREAGIGPATLYRHFVSKDALVSELVSAFYDKLLRLAAEAGRHEPDVALGEFLRTVGWQIATSRGILPRSWGELARPEQVSKLQEMTAELLAGAQRSGTVNSQLTLTDVAMAVWALRGVIETSGSVDPDVWQRHLAVVMAGFRADRLDLRRPPLEAPDIARAAAGEV; via the coding sequence ATGGACGAGCACGGCGCGCCGGGGCCGGACGGCAGCGCACCGCCCGCCGGGCGGAAACGGCCCGTGCGGCGGGCACAGCGCCGGGACGCCGCCGAGAACAGGGAGCGCATCCTGGCAGCGGCCCGGGAGGCCTTCCAGACGTCCGGTCCTGGCGTCAGCATGGAGGTCATCGCGCGGGAGGCGGGGATAGGTCCGGCCACGCTCTACCGGCACTTCGTCTCCAAGGACGCCCTGGTCTCCGAACTCGTCTCCGCCTTCTACGACAAGCTGCTGCGCCTCGCCGCCGAGGCGGGCCGCCATGAACCGGACGTCGCTCTGGGCGAGTTCCTGCGGACCGTCGGCTGGCAGATCGCCACCAGCCGCGGGATCCTGCCCCGGTCGTGGGGCGAGCTGGCGCGGCCCGAACAGGTCAGCAAGCTCCAGGAGATGACCGCCGAGCTGCTGGCCGGCGCACAGCGCTCGGGGACCGTCAACAGCCAACTCACCCTGACGGACGTGGCGATGGCCGTCTGGGCGCTGCGCGGAGTCATCGAGACGTCCGGTTCCGTCGATCCGGACGTGTGGCAACGCCATCTGGCCGTGGTGATGGCGGGTTTCCGGGCCGACCGTCTCGATCTGCGCCGGCCGCCGCTCGAAGCGCCGGACATCGCGCGGGCCGCGGCGGGCGAGGTGTGA